A genomic region of Kribbella sp. NBC_00382 contains the following coding sequences:
- a CDS encoding S1C family serine protease, which yields MTENQPPQPQNQPGDDTPAQGSTFGNQPAQQPQQPGMPTYGSGSPERTQQLPMGGYGQHQQQQYAPQGGQQRPGQHPTGGGGAAYQQGGQFGMAGTHQGASPGPNWPFGPQPAHSEPPKPPKRRGLALVAATALLVGAAGGVGAAAVYSATNDSSTSAPSVTAPLNGSQAAPVSAPDGSVQNAASKVLPSVVKIGVATSQGAATGSGIVISKDGLIVTNNHVVAGAGNGGKIQVMLNDGRTLDATIVGTDPLTDLAVIRANAKDLTPAVLGKSGTLGVGQGVVAIGSPFGLEATVTSGIVSALNRPVTSGDEQQDSTTVFPAIQTDAAINPGNSGGALIDLAGQVVGINSAIKTAGGSGQSEGGNIGLGFAIPIDQAKPIIDELVAKGKATHARLGVGVGDAQSSAAFQQGATIGEVTSGGAADKAGLKTGDVVTAIDGKVIASGDALVAAVRSHRPGDEVTITLTRGGKSQQVKATLGSDNGNPTG from the coding sequence ATGACCGAGAACCAGCCGCCCCAGCCGCAGAACCAGCCCGGTGACGACACTCCGGCGCAGGGTTCGACGTTCGGAAACCAGCCTGCGCAGCAACCACAGCAGCCTGGGATGCCGACGTACGGCTCGGGTTCACCTGAGCGCACACAGCAGCTGCCGATGGGTGGCTACGGCCAGCATCAGCAGCAGCAGTACGCGCCGCAGGGTGGGCAACAGCGGCCAGGGCAGCACCCCACGGGCGGTGGCGGTGCTGCGTACCAACAGGGCGGGCAGTTCGGGATGGCCGGGACGCATCAGGGGGCGTCGCCGGGCCCGAACTGGCCGTTCGGCCCGCAACCGGCCCACTCCGAGCCCCCGAAGCCGCCGAAGCGGCGCGGTCTGGCTCTGGTGGCAGCCACCGCGTTGCTGGTCGGTGCCGCCGGCGGTGTTGGCGCCGCGGCCGTCTACTCGGCCACCAACGACTCCAGTACTTCGGCGCCGTCGGTGACGGCACCGCTCAACGGCAGCCAGGCGGCGCCGGTCTCCGCACCTGACGGCTCGGTGCAGAACGCCGCCTCCAAGGTGCTGCCGAGCGTGGTGAAGATCGGCGTCGCGACCTCCCAGGGCGCGGCCACCGGCTCGGGCATCGTGATCAGCAAGGACGGCCTGATCGTCACCAACAACCACGTGGTGGCGGGCGCCGGCAACGGCGGCAAGATCCAGGTGATGCTGAACGACGGCCGGACGCTGGACGCGACGATCGTGGGTACCGATCCGCTGACCGACCTCGCGGTGATCCGGGCGAACGCCAAGGACCTCACCCCGGCCGTACTCGGCAAGAGCGGCACCCTCGGCGTCGGCCAGGGCGTCGTCGCGATCGGTTCGCCGTTCGGGCTGGAGGCGACCGTGACGAGCGGCATCGTCTCCGCGCTCAACCGGCCGGTCACCTCGGGCGACGAGCAGCAGGACAGTACGACAGTCTTCCCAGCAATCCAGACAGACGCCGCCATCAACCCGGGTAACTCGGGCGGCGCACTGATCGACCTCGCCGGCCAAGTGGTCGGAATCAACAGCGCGATCAAGACCGCCGGAGGATCGGGACAATCCGAAGGCGGCAACATCGGCCTGGGCTTCGCAATCCCGATCGACCAGGCCAAGCCGATCATCGACGAGCTGGTGGCCAAGGGCAAGGCCACACATGCACGGCTCGGAGTGGGTGTCGGCGACGCGCAGTCTTCCGCGGCGTTCCAGCAAGGAGCGACGATCGGCGAGGTGACGTCCGGCGGTGCGGCGGACAAGGCCGGCCTGAAGACCGGTGACGTAGTCACCGCGATCGACGGCAAGGTGATCGCGTCAGGGGACGCGTTGGTCGCCGCGGTCCGTTCGCACCGCCCGGGCGATGAGGTGACCATCACCCTCACCCGCGGCGGCAAGTCGCAACAGGTCAAAGCCACCCTCGGCTCCGACAACGGAAACCCGACCGGCTGA
- a CDS encoding DinB family protein codes for MTMSRERPPYVADERTLLVGWLDQQRALVRWKCEGLAAADEQRSVLPTSPLMTVAGLVSHMRWTEHCWFNVLFLGESHADNPQFQEEPDDADMLVPGIPLSQLLDDFEAQCAKSNEIVAAHSLDDTGKHPDFNAAQATLRWMLLHMLEETARHVGHLDTIRELLDGEKGYY; via the coding sequence ATGACGATGTCTCGGGAGCGACCGCCGTACGTGGCGGATGAACGGACCCTGCTGGTCGGCTGGCTGGATCAGCAGCGGGCGCTGGTCCGATGGAAGTGCGAGGGTCTCGCCGCGGCGGACGAGCAGCGGTCGGTACTACCGACCTCGCCGCTGATGACGGTGGCCGGCCTGGTCTCACACATGCGCTGGACCGAGCACTGCTGGTTCAACGTGCTGTTCCTGGGTGAGTCGCACGCTGACAACCCGCAGTTCCAAGAGGAGCCCGACGACGCCGACATGCTCGTCCCCGGCATCCCGCTCTCCCAACTCCTGGACGACTTCGAAGCCCAGTGCGCGAAGTCGAACGAGATCGTCGCCGCGCACTCCCTCGACGACACCGGCAAACACCCCGACTTCAATGCCGCCCAGGCAACGCTGCGCTGGATGCTCCTCCACATGCTCGAGGAAACCGCCCGCCACGTAGGCCACCTCGACACCATCCGCGAACTACTGGACGGCGAAAAGGGCTACTACTAG
- a CDS encoding pirin family protein: MSVEIHRADDRFRTQSDWLDSRHSFSFGPYYDPANIGFGLLMVHNDEVVAPGTGFDTHPHQDVEIVTWVLRGALLHQDSEGHSGIIYPGLVQRMSAGSGIQHSERNDAEEPVRYVQMWVRPGEYDLTPSYQQAEVSPAGEFMPIASGLPKHATTTAITINQPRAGLSVARLAPGDTVQLPQAPQAHLFVADGNITLEATGDLGPADAARIHQADGQRLTAGPAGAELLLWEMTD; this comes from the coding sequence ATGAGTGTCGAGATCCATCGTGCCGACGACCGGTTCCGGACGCAGAGCGACTGGCTGGACTCGCGGCACTCGTTCTCCTTCGGCCCGTACTACGATCCCGCCAACATCGGCTTCGGCCTGCTGATGGTTCACAACGACGAAGTAGTTGCTCCCGGCACCGGCTTCGACACGCATCCGCACCAGGACGTCGAGATCGTCACCTGGGTACTCCGGGGAGCCCTGCTCCACCAGGATTCCGAGGGCCACAGCGGCATCATCTACCCCGGCCTGGTCCAACGCATGAGCGCAGGCAGCGGCATCCAGCACTCCGAACGCAATGACGCCGAAGAGCCAGTCCGCTACGTGCAGATGTGGGTCCGCCCCGGCGAGTACGACCTCACCCCGTCGTACCAGCAAGCAGAAGTCAGCCCAGCCGGCGAGTTCATGCCGATCGCATCAGGCCTGCCGAAGCACGCAACCACCACGGCCATCACCATCAATCAACCCAGAGCCGGCCTCTCGGTCGCCCGCCTGGCTCCCGGCGACACGGTCCAACTACCGCAGGCGCCACAGGCGCATCTTTTCGTTGCTGATGGCAACATCACTCTGGAAGCCACCGGTGACCTCGGCCCGGCCGATGCGGCCCGCATCCACCAAGCCGATGGCCAACGCCTCACCGCCGGACCAGCCGGCGCCGAGCTCCTCCTGTGGGAGATGACCGACTAG
- a CDS encoding helix-turn-helix domain-containing protein, producing MEIHTPQALGATVRGQRQRMHLTQAALADAAGVSRAWLIEFEKGKPTVELGRILAVIEALGITLEVRIGDPPASSVRSELDTLLDEYNQDDNHA from the coding sequence GTGGAGATCCACACCCCACAAGCTCTTGGAGCGACCGTGCGTGGCCAGCGCCAGAGGATGCACTTGACCCAGGCGGCCCTGGCCGACGCCGCAGGTGTCTCGAGAGCATGGCTGATCGAGTTCGAGAAAGGTAAGCCCACCGTCGAACTCGGCCGGATCCTGGCCGTCATCGAGGCCCTCGGCATCACCTTGGAAGTCCGGATCGGTGACCCACCGGCGTCATCGGTACGCAGCGAACTAGACACCCTGCTCGACGAGTACAACCAGGACGACAACCATGCCTGA
- a CDS encoding sensor histidine kinase, producing MTTQPPPDDFPKYVAGTPDEETLEFGPSHNRPDRRPAGYTAGSTPKGSPRPTPAAGAAEAEAGPALEEPAANGNRMAAAAARTQGWWQEKLHQLSLHARVTLLAAVTVGLAVMIVSISAYFTVRQQMYHNLDESLISRAQLAAQQQVITDPDIMQKVPPDALGLSDIRMGLLTENGDTLGAPTAYLPPMGEDELNIAKTQSTEPSLRTAGVPSSPHYRVVAVPAPIRDSKVKVALVVAQSLKPIDQTLHNLGIVLWAVGLLGVIGAALAGNAIAQSGLRPLARLTGAAETIARTEDLRPIPVTGSDEITRLAVAFNAMLAALARSQDRQRRLVGDAGHELRTPLTSIRTNLDLLAQADKRGGLRAEDRQQLLDDVRAQMDELTALIGDLTELARDTPQVRDAELIEMQNVVEDALIKVRRRASGVEWDVQLSPFPVWGDERLLGRAVTNLLDNAAKYSIPDDSGPRPPEGEPLGRVTVRLLDGVLTITDSGPGIADADLPHVFERFYRSSEARSRPGSGLGLAIVKHAAEQHGGMIYARNAPGAGAQFTLWLPHAATQSR from the coding sequence CCGACGACTTCCCGAAGTACGTAGCCGGCACCCCCGACGAAGAAACCCTCGAATTCGGCCCAAGCCACAACCGCCCGGACCGCCGGCCGGCCGGCTATACAGCCGGCTCTACGCCAAAGGGCTCACCCCGACCGACCCCGGCTGCTGGCGCGGCCGAGGCCGAGGCCGGACCGGCTCTGGAGGAGCCTGCGGCCAACGGGAACCGGATGGCCGCCGCTGCCGCGCGCACACAGGGCTGGTGGCAGGAGAAGCTGCATCAGCTGAGCCTGCATGCCCGCGTGACCCTGCTCGCCGCCGTCACGGTCGGTCTCGCGGTGATGATCGTCAGCATCTCGGCGTACTTCACGGTCCGCCAGCAGATGTACCACAACCTCGACGAGAGCCTGATCTCGCGTGCTCAGCTCGCCGCACAGCAGCAGGTCATCACCGATCCCGACATCATGCAGAAGGTGCCGCCGGACGCGCTGGGCCTGAGCGATATCCGGATGGGCCTGCTGACCGAGAACGGCGACACCCTGGGAGCGCCGACCGCGTACCTGCCGCCGATGGGCGAGGACGAACTCAACATCGCCAAGACCCAGAGCACCGAGCCGAGTCTTCGCACCGCCGGTGTGCCCAGCTCGCCGCACTACCGAGTGGTCGCCGTACCGGCTCCTATTCGCGACAGCAAGGTCAAGGTCGCGCTGGTCGTGGCCCAGTCGCTGAAGCCGATCGACCAGACCCTCCACAACCTCGGGATCGTGTTGTGGGCTGTCGGGCTCCTTGGTGTGATCGGGGCGGCGTTGGCTGGGAACGCGATCGCGCAGTCCGGGCTCAGGCCGTTGGCTCGGTTGACCGGAGCCGCGGAGACGATCGCACGGACCGAGGACCTGCGGCCGATTCCGGTGACGGGTTCCGACGAGATCACCAGACTGGCTGTGGCGTTCAACGCGATGCTGGCTGCACTTGCCCGATCGCAGGATCGGCAGCGGCGGTTGGTTGGGGACGCTGGGCATGAGCTGCGGACGCCGTTGACAAGCATTCGTACCAACCTGGATCTGCTCGCCCAGGCGGACAAGCGCGGTGGCCTGAGAGCCGAGGACCGGCAGCAACTTCTCGACGACGTCCGCGCCCAGATGGACGAGTTGACCGCGCTGATCGGCGACCTGACCGAGCTGGCCCGCGACACCCCGCAGGTCCGCGACGCCGAGTTGATCGAGATGCAGAACGTCGTCGAGGACGCCTTGATCAAGGTCCGCCGCCGCGCCTCGGGCGTCGAGTGGGACGTGCAACTGTCGCCGTTCCCGGTCTGGGGTGACGAGCGGCTGCTCGGCCGAGCCGTGACCAACCTGCTCGACAACGCCGCGAAGTACAGCATCCCCGACGACTCGGGACCGCGGCCGCCGGAAGGCGAGCCACTCGGGCGGGTCACCGTTCGCCTGCTGGACGGCGTACTGACCATCACCGACAGCGGCCCGGGTATCGCCGACGCCGACCTACCGCACGTCTTCGAGCGCTTCTACCGCTCCAGCGAAGCGCGCAGCCGCCCCGGCTCCGGCTTGGGCCTGGCGATCGTCAAGCACGCGGCCGAGCAACACGGCGGCATGATCTACGCCCGCAACGCCCCCGGCGCCGGAGCCCAGTTCACCCTCTGGCTCCCCCACGCCGCGACCCAGTCCCGCTGA
- a CDS encoding DUF2797 domain-containing protein: MGGGAGAGWRVSGVGWMDGVAQLEWVVDGREGGRRSPLVVGSELSFAFEGERRCVGFWRAGRRLGCSTRTVLAAGGRSGQCVDCQGMERANSVAADTRLDDPRPYHVYLAHHGSVIKVGITAVERGEARLLEQGALASTMISVGARRVEILLGSTLGLPDRVSTSRKRAARQQRGSAAERSTGLLGVVEQTGELDWPEGQVRCEPRVGDHVARYGLPDEGLHAEVAVVEPVPGGVIVGQIVCAIGADLYLETTAGLLLLDTHLLAGWTLGRTSEAAELAVPLEKLEPAPRRDDQEALF; the protein is encoded by the coding sequence ATGGGTGGTGGCGCGGGGGCTGGTTGGCGGGTTAGCGGGGTTGGGTGGATGGATGGGGTTGCTCAGCTCGAGTGGGTTGTGGATGGGCGGGAAGGCGGGCGGCGGAGTCCGTTGGTGGTGGGGAGTGAGTTGTCGTTTGCCTTTGAGGGGGAGCGGCGGTGTGTTGGGTTCTGGCGGGCGGGGCGGCGGTTGGGGTGTTCTACGCGGACGGTGCTGGCGGCGGGTGGGCGTAGTGGGCAATGCGTTGACTGCCAGGGGATGGAGCGGGCCAACTCGGTTGCGGCGGATACTCGGTTGGATGATCCGCGGCCGTATCACGTGTATCTGGCGCATCACGGGAGCGTGATCAAGGTGGGGATCACGGCGGTGGAGCGGGGTGAGGCTCGGTTGCTGGAGCAGGGGGCGTTGGCTTCGACGATGATTTCGGTGGGGGCTCGGCGGGTGGAGATCCTGCTCGGGTCGACGCTGGGGCTGCCGGATCGGGTCAGTACTAGCCGGAAGAGGGCTGCACGACAGCAGCGGGGGAGCGCGGCGGAGCGTAGTACCGGGCTCTTGGGCGTGGTTGAGCAGACGGGCGAGTTGGATTGGCCTGAGGGGCAAGTGAGGTGTGAGCCGCGGGTCGGGGATCACGTCGCGCGCTACGGCCTTCCGGACGAGGGACTACATGCTGAGGTGGCGGTGGTTGAGCCGGTACCAGGTGGCGTGATCGTCGGGCAGATCGTGTGCGCGATCGGAGCCGACCTATACCTCGAGACGACGGCCGGGTTGCTCTTGCTCGATACCCACTTGCTGGCTGGTTGGACGCTTGGCCGGACTTCCGAAGCTGCCGAACTCGCCGTCCCGCTGGAGAAACTCGAGCCGGCGCCGCGGCGAGACGACCAAGAGGCGCTGTTCTGA
- a CDS encoding MerR family transcriptional regulator, with translation MSEADSQPSNFDDEDYPAYTMGRAAEMLGTTPGFLRSLDEAKLITPQRSEGGHRRYSRYQLRLAARARELVDNGTALEAACRIIILEDQLADALRINAELRGDDEQS, from the coding sequence TTGAGCGAAGCAGACAGCCAGCCGTCAAACTTCGACGACGAGGACTACCCCGCCTACACGATGGGCCGGGCCGCCGAGATGCTCGGCACCACCCCGGGTTTCCTGAGAAGCCTGGATGAGGCGAAGCTGATCACGCCCCAGCGGTCCGAGGGCGGTCATCGCCGCTACTCCCGCTACCAGCTGCGCCTGGCCGCGCGGGCCCGCGAGCTGGTCGACAACGGCACCGCCCTCGAAGCGGCCTGCCGGATCATCATCCTCGAGGATCAGCTCGCCGACGCCTTACGGATCAACGCCGAACTCCGCGGCGACGACGAGCAGAGCTGA